A single window of Leishmania infantum JPCM5 genome chromosome 35 DNA harbors:
- the KMP11-1 gene encoding kinetoplastid membrane protein-11 produces MATTYEEFSAKLDRLDEEFNRKMQEQNAKFFADKPDESTLSPEMKEHYEKFERMIKEHTEKFNKKMHEHSEHFKQKFAELLEQQKAAQYPSK; encoded by the coding sequence ATGGCCACCACGTACGAGGAGTTTTCGGCGAAGCTGGACCGCCTGGATGAGGAGTTCAACAGGAAGATGCAGGAGCAGAACGCCAAGTTCTTTGCGGACAAGCCGGATGAGTCGACGCTGTCGCCCGAGATGAAGGAGCACTACGAGAAGTTCGAGCGCATGATCAAGGAACACACAGAGAAGTTCAACAAGAAGATGCACGAGCACTCGGAGCACTTCAAGCAGAAGTTCGCcgagctgctcgagcagcagaaggCTGCGCAGTACCCGTCCAAGTAA
- the KMP11-2 gene encoding kinetoplastid membrane protein-11, giving the protein MATTYEEFSAKLDRLDEEFNRKMQEQNAKFFADKPDESTLSPEMKEHYEKFERMIKEHTEKFNKKMHEHSEHFKQKFAELLEQQKAAQNMCK; this is encoded by the coding sequence ATGGCCACCACGTACGAGGAGTTTTCGGCGAAGCTGGACCGCCTGGATGAGGAGTTCAACAGGAAGATGCAGGAGCAGAACGCCAAGTTCTTTGCGGACAAGCCGGATGAGTCGACGCTGTCGCCCGAGATGAAGGAGCACTACGAGAAGTTCGAGCGCATGATCAAGGAACACACAGAGAAGTTCAACAAGAAGATGCACGAGCACTCGGAGCACTTCAAGCAGAAGTTCGCcgagctgctcgagcagcagaaggCTGCGCAGAACATGTGCAAGTAG